One window of the Canis aureus isolate CA01 chromosome 1, VMU_Caureus_v.1.0, whole genome shotgun sequence genome contains the following:
- the RGS9BP gene encoding regulator of G-protein signaling 9-binding protein, with protein MAREECKALLDALNRTTARHHQLALTVGGSADSQALRRELRRTRREAQELAAAARARLTAPLRDRGLGGEERAELERLWAAFSGCLDLLEADMRRALALGSAFPLQAPRRPLVRTGVAGGPGGPGGSARSLRRLAERDGDGDGDADADGDDLRELEREVLQLSDMIHDMEMKVNVPRWTVQARQTAGAELLSAASSAGPASVQERSGPCDPSKALAAAVFSAVLLAAVALAVCVAKLS; from the coding sequence ATGGCGCGGGAGGAGTGCAAGGCGCTGCTGGACGCGCTCAACAGGACGACCGCGCGCCACCACCAGCTGGCGCTGACCGTCGGCGGCTCGGCGGACTCGCAGGCGCTGCGGCGGGAGCTGCGGAGGACGCGCCGCGAGGCGCAGGAGCTGGCGgcggccgcccgcgcccggcTGACCGCCCCGCTGCGCGACCGGGGCCTGGGCGGCGAGGAGCGCGCCGAGCTCGAGCGCCTGTGGGCGGCCTTCTCCGGCTGCCTGGACCTGCTGGAGGCCGACATGCGGCGCGCGCTGGCGCTGGGCTCGGCCTTCCCGCTGCAGGCGCCGCGGCGGCCGCTGGTGCGCACGGGCGtggcggggggcccggggggcccggggggctcgGCCCGCAGCCTGCGGCGCCTGGCGGAGCGCGACGGGGACGGCGACGGGGACGCGGACGCGGACGGGGACGACCTGCGCGAGCTGGAGCGGGAGGTCCTCCAGCTGAGCGACATGATCCACGACATGGAGATGAAGGTCAACGTGCCCCGCTGGACCGTGCAGGCCCGGCAGACGGCGGGCGCCGAGCTCCTGTCCGCCGCCTCCTCCGCGGGCCCCGCGTCGGTGCAGGAGCGCTCGGGGCCCTGCGACCCCAGCAAGGCCCTGGCCGCCGCCGTCTTCAGCGCCGTGCTGCTGGCGGCCGTGGCCCTGGCCGTCTGCGTGGCCAAGCTGAGCTGA